One segment of Danaus plexippus chromosome 10, MEX_DaPlex, whole genome shotgun sequence DNA contains the following:
- the LOC116766882 gene encoding skin secretory protein xP2-like — protein sequence MRLLRSSLILAVAISLATAEEKAEKDSKAEPKPVEESKKQDKRGLSEYYGDHGVGDSGSFGDHGSFGDQGSYGGDHGGYGHETHEKTITVIKKVPVPYPVEKHIPYPVEKHVPVPVKVPVPQPYPVVKTVHFEVKEYIKVPEYIPKPYPVTKHVPYPVKVHVDRPVPVKVYEKVPYPVEKHIPVPVKVHVPHPYPVQKEVPFPVKVPVKVHVPYPVEKVVRYPVPVHVDNPVPVHVHKPVPVHVEKPVPYPVEKPVPYPVKVHVDNPVPVHVDKPVPVPVKVPVPAPYPVEKVIPYPVEKKVPIPVHIPVDKPYPVHIEKHVAYPVEKHVPYTVKVPVPIVHEDKHEIHEGAGIGGHSSEGHGSFEQNGGYEGQHGGFEQHGGFEQHGGFEQHGGFEQNGGFEGHGSHDGGHEYHH from the exons ATGAGGCTCCTG agATCTTCCCTAATCTTGGCCGTGGCTATAAGCCTGGCCACGGCAGAGGAAAAGGCGGAGAAAGATTCGAAGGCTGAACCAAAGCCAGTTGAAGAAAGTAAGAAACAGGATAAAAGAGGGCTGTCAGAGTATTACGGTGACCATGGCGTTGGAGACAGCGGAAGCTTTGGTGACCACGGTAGCTTTGGAGACCAAGGCAGTTATGGTGGTGACCATGGAGGCTACGGTCATGAAACTCATGAGAAAACTATAACTGTTATCAAGAAGGTTCCGGTTCCTTACCCAGTGGAAAAACATATCCCATATCCAGTTGAAAAGCATGTGCCAGTGCCTGTTAAAGTACCAGTTCCACAGCCCTACCCCGTAGTAAAAACAGTTCACTTTGAGGTCAAGGAGTACATAAAAGTTCCCGAATATATCCCGAAACCATACCCAGTGACCAAGCATGTACCTTATCCCGTCAAAGTACATGTCGACAGACCAGTCCCAGTTAAGGTGTATGAGAAAGTTCCCTACCCTGTAGAGAAACATATCCCTGTTCCTGTAAAAGTTCACGTTCCACACCCATACCCAGTTCAGAAAGAAGTGCCTTTCCCAGTCAAAGTTCCAGTCAAAGTACACGTACCCTATCCGGTTGAGAAGGTTGTCCGCTACCCTGTCCCTGTACATGTTGACAACCCAGTACCAGTCCATGTACATAAACCAGTACCTGTACATGTCGAGAAACCTGTTCCATACCCAGTGGAAAAACCAGTGCCATACCCAGTCAAGGTGCACGTTGATAACCCAGTACCAGTCCATGTAGATAAACCCGTGCCAGTACCCGTCAAGGTGCCCGTACCAGCACCTTATCCTGTAGAAAAGGTAATTCCCTACCCAGTAGAGAAGAAAGTACCTATCCCGGTACACATCCCCGTTGACAAGCCTTACCCTGTCCACATCGAGAAGCACGTCGCGTATCCAGTCGAGAAACACGTGCCATACACAGTGAAAGTACCAGTGCCTATTGTGCACGAAGACAAACATGAGATCCATGAGGGAGCTGGTATCGGCGGTCATAGCTCGGAGGGTCACGGAAGCTTCGAGCAAAACGGTGGCTATGAAGGCCAGCATGGAGGTTTTGAGCAGCACGGAGGTTTTGAGCAACACGGAGGTTTTGAGCAGCACGGAGGTTTTGAACAGAATGGTGGTTTCGAGGGACATGGGAGCCACGACGGTGGTCACGAATACCATCACTAA